The proteins below come from a single Corynebacterium glyciniphilum AJ 3170 genomic window:
- a CDS encoding ABC transporter ATP-binding protein, translating to MDTTGTAAVHTERLGKTFRGTGNRRVAALDDVDLTVDRGEIVALLGPNGAGKTTLIDLILGLTKPTTGTVAVVGGTPRQAVTGQRVGAVMQTGGLLPDMTVEATVKMIAATLTNPRPVEEVLEHAKLTDMRRQRVGRCSGGEQQRLRFALALLGDPELLILDEPTAGMDPANRHEFWESMRVQADRGVTVLFATHYLQEAQDFARRIVLLDAGAIIADGTPAELQDGDVVVEYDLDGHHRVTTTASDDLARDLLTRGATNLRISAQTLEDTFIRLTSNGSEQS from the coding sequence ATGGACACCACAGGCACCGCAGCAGTACATACCGAGCGGCTCGGCAAGACGTTCCGGGGTACCGGTAACCGCCGGGTCGCCGCTCTGGATGATGTCGACCTCACCGTCGACCGGGGAGAGATCGTGGCCCTCCTCGGTCCCAACGGAGCAGGAAAAACCACCCTGATCGACCTCATCCTCGGCCTGACGAAACCTACGACGGGCACGGTCGCGGTCGTCGGAGGAACACCGCGGCAGGCGGTCACGGGCCAACGGGTCGGTGCTGTGATGCAGACCGGGGGACTGCTGCCCGACATGACCGTCGAGGCGACGGTGAAGATGATCGCCGCGACACTGACGAATCCGCGCCCCGTGGAGGAGGTGCTGGAGCACGCCAAGCTCACGGACATGCGCCGACAACGGGTGGGCCGGTGCTCCGGCGGTGAGCAGCAGCGGCTGCGCTTCGCCCTCGCCCTCCTCGGCGATCCCGAGTTGCTCATCCTCGACGAACCCACTGCGGGGATGGACCCCGCCAACCGGCACGAATTCTGGGAGTCGATGCGCGTCCAGGCCGACCGCGGGGTCACCGTCCTGTTCGCCACCCACTACCTGCAGGAGGCGCAGGACTTCGCCCGACGCATCGTTCTACTCGATGCGGGCGCGATCATCGCCGACGGTACTCCGGCCGAACTCCAGGACGGCGATGTTGTCGTCGAGTACGACCTGGACGGACACCACCGGGTGACCACCACCGCATCCGACGATCTCGCGCGCGACCTTCTTACCCGGGGAGCGACGAACCTGCGGATCTCCGCACAGACACTGGAAGACACCTTCATCCGGCTCACCAGCAACGGGAGTGAACAGTCATGA
- a CDS encoding ABC transporter permease, translated as MTTTLHFALHDLRRLYRDGAMLFFSMGLPVLFYLVFGQAMGFGDEPVGKGNVSAYIMIGMALYAGVTGAVAAAGQIVVESTTGWGRQLALTPLTHGQLLASRLLGITIRSVLPVAAVFTVGAVTGASMPGMAWTTSFLLCVVGAIPFGFYGMMWSQMWPTENSVSIAGTSIVVLAFLGNLFMPLPETMMTVGRFSPLYGPASLARSPLTEGYQSVSYDPGLVHDPLWWAVVNFLAWSAVFILIVLALHNREKGRR; from the coding sequence ATGACCACCACCCTGCACTTCGCCCTCCACGACCTGCGTCGCCTGTACCGCGACGGTGCGATGCTCTTCTTCTCGATGGGGCTACCGGTCCTGTTCTACCTTGTCTTCGGTCAGGCCATGGGTTTCGGTGATGAGCCCGTCGGGAAGGGGAACGTCTCCGCCTACATCATGATCGGCATGGCCCTTTACGCCGGCGTGACCGGTGCAGTCGCCGCCGCCGGGCAGATCGTCGTGGAGAGCACGACCGGGTGGGGACGCCAGCTCGCGCTCACCCCGTTGACCCACGGCCAGCTGCTGGCGTCGCGCCTGCTCGGCATCACGATCCGCTCGGTGCTGCCGGTGGCGGCCGTGTTCACCGTCGGAGCTGTGACCGGGGCATCGATGCCCGGCATGGCGTGGACGACGTCTTTCCTGCTGTGTGTCGTCGGCGCGATCCCCTTCGGCTTCTACGGGATGATGTGGTCACAGATGTGGCCGACGGAGAATTCGGTGAGTATCGCGGGGACCAGCATTGTTGTCCTGGCATTCCTCGGCAATCTCTTCATGCCTCTGCCGGAGACGATGATGACCGTCGGACGCTTCAGCCCGCTCTACGGGCCTGCATCCCTGGCGCGGTCGCCGTTGACCGAGGGCTACCAGTCGGTTTCGTACGACCCGGGCCTGGTCCATGACCCGCTATGGTGGGCTGTAGTGAATTTCCTGGCCTGGTCAGCGGTGTTCATCCTCATTGTCCTGGCACTGCACAACCGGGAGAAGGGTCGGCGATGA
- a CDS encoding sensor histidine kinase → MKNFDGSSSLMASIWLVVLVVPAVVLVALEGATVRTVGGIALLALFSGVYAVAFGMIDQWPHTLTMPRRYLFWFGLLALVAVATAVVIGSLAAFLVPFFVAMLAFPLPLTVSLPAMTALVLGSTGLIYLTEPDAMPGALGGTLVSPLMVYAVALVTRRYEEKAHLEHELAIARERESIAVDVHDLLGHSLTVVTLKSELAGRLVDTDPAAAKNELEQITRLSRTALAEVRSTVTRMRSPDLAGEVEAARRALTTAGIEAVLSQEVSVAGVNAHLYSWVVREGVTNVVRHSRARRCEVTMTADRVEVIDDGVGCDGAWGNGLTGLGRRVGDAGGTLTVTVGLGGQGTRLSVSMTGGPR, encoded by the coding sequence ATGAAGAATTTCGACGGTTCCTCCAGCCTGATGGCCTCCATCTGGCTGGTCGTTCTCGTCGTACCGGCGGTCGTACTGGTTGCGCTTGAGGGCGCCACGGTGCGCACCGTCGGCGGCATCGCCCTGCTCGCCTTGTTCAGTGGGGTCTACGCTGTCGCGTTCGGAATGATCGACCAGTGGCCGCACACGTTGACGATGCCGCGGCGTTACCTGTTCTGGTTCGGACTGCTCGCGCTGGTTGCGGTGGCCACCGCCGTAGTGATCGGCTCCCTCGCGGCGTTTCTCGTCCCGTTCTTCGTCGCCATGCTGGCGTTCCCTCTGCCACTGACTGTCAGCCTCCCGGCGATGACGGCGCTGGTTCTCGGATCGACGGGGCTGATCTACCTCACTGAGCCCGACGCGATGCCCGGCGCCCTGGGTGGCACACTCGTCTCGCCATTGATGGTGTATGCCGTGGCATTGGTGACCCGTCGCTACGAGGAGAAGGCGCACCTGGAGCACGAGCTCGCGATCGCCCGGGAACGCGAGTCCATCGCCGTCGACGTCCATGATCTCCTGGGCCATTCCCTCACGGTGGTGACCTTGAAGTCGGAGTTGGCGGGCCGGTTGGTCGACACCGATCCGGCCGCGGCGAAGAACGAACTCGAGCAGATCACCCGCCTGTCCCGGACGGCGCTGGCGGAGGTGCGTTCCACGGTGACCCGGATGCGCTCCCCGGACCTGGCCGGTGAGGTCGAGGCCGCGCGCCGGGCGTTGACCACCGCCGGTATCGAGGCCGTCCTCTCGCAGGAGGTGTCGGTCGCCGGGGTGAACGCCCACCTCTATTCGTGGGTGGTGCGTGAGGGCGTGACGAACGTGGTCCGGCACTCCCGGGCCCGACGGTGCGAAGTGACAATGACCGCTGACCGCGTTGAGGTCATCGATGACGGTGTCGGATGCGACGGTGCCTGGGGTAACGGGTTGACGGGGCTGGGTCGTCGGGTGGGGGACGCCGGCGGCACGCTGACGGTGACGGTGGGCCTCGGGGGACAGGGGACGCGTTTGTCGGTGTCCATGACGGGAGGTCCGCGATGA
- a CDS encoding response regulator transcription factor, translating to MIRVLIADDQDLVRGALAALLGSEADIEVVAEVGRGDKVVEAVRANRVDVALLDIEMPGMTGIEAAEQLQAARGMPSCRTVIVTTFGRPGYLRKALAAGVSGFVVKDTPASQLAEAVRRVHRGLRVVDPALAEESLFTPDSPLTGREVEVCRAARGGTGIREIAAELHLSQGTVRNHLSSVIGKTGASNRFEAVTVADQNGWL from the coding sequence ATGATCCGAGTATTGATCGCCGATGACCAGGACCTGGTCCGTGGTGCCCTGGCGGCCCTGCTCGGCTCGGAGGCCGACATCGAGGTCGTCGCCGAGGTCGGGCGCGGTGACAAGGTCGTCGAGGCCGTCCGGGCGAACCGGGTGGACGTGGCGTTGCTGGACATCGAGATGCCGGGGATGACCGGGATCGAGGCGGCGGAGCAGCTCCAGGCGGCACGGGGTATGCCGTCCTGCAGGACGGTGATCGTCACGACCTTCGGACGCCCCGGCTACCTGCGCAAGGCACTGGCGGCCGGGGTCAGCGGATTCGTGGTGAAGGACACCCCGGCGTCGCAGTTGGCAGAGGCCGTGCGCCGCGTCCACCGCGGCCTGCGCGTGGTGGACCCGGCGTTGGCGGAGGAGTCACTGTTCACCCCGGACTCACCGTTGACCGGGCGCGAGGTCGAGGTCTGCCGTGCCGCCCGCGGTGGCACCGGCATCCGGGAGATCGCGGCGGAACTGCACCTGTCCCAGGGCACGGTCCGTAACCACCTGTCCTCGGTCATCGGGAAGACCGGGGCATCGAACCGCTTCGAGGCGGTGACCGTCGCGGATCAGAACGGCTGGCTGTGA
- a CDS encoding MFS transporter produces MTLPAWARIALGMFAVCYGANLFAPLLPVMRETHGLGQAPVNFILAVYVLGLIPALMVGGPLSDRRGRRSVVRPALLFSAVGTVVTLAAHLGVDAAWGPVLLCIGRMLTGIAVGLVLAAGASWLKEVTAVTEGSDGSGGAAARRATAATSAGFGVGPLVSGPVAEWLPGPDTTPLIIHLVMILLLTPLVWGTPEAGRRTASRLQFPPSARTPRFLFTVALWAPWAFGLATTSFAVLPPLVASGVSAPVAYTGLIAGVAMLTGTFVQPWAGRLPMGARITPPLYALATAVIGMGAAIIVVATHAVWFLVPTAMILGTAYGIMMVSGLREVQRIAAPGELGSLTAVFYALTYLGFFMPFVIALVAPLIGYVTVFIVGAAVCVVSILSVAVASRHSQPF; encoded by the coding sequence ATGACACTTCCAGCCTGGGCTCGGATCGCCCTGGGCATGTTCGCCGTCTGCTACGGCGCGAACCTCTTCGCCCCACTCCTGCCCGTGATGCGCGAGACACACGGGCTCGGTCAGGCACCGGTGAACTTCATCCTCGCCGTCTACGTCCTGGGTCTCATCCCGGCACTGATGGTCGGTGGACCATTGTCCGACAGGCGGGGACGGCGCTCGGTCGTCCGTCCCGCCCTGCTGTTCTCGGCGGTGGGGACGGTGGTGACCCTTGCAGCCCATCTCGGCGTCGACGCGGCTTGGGGTCCCGTCCTGCTCTGCATCGGACGGATGCTCACCGGCATCGCCGTCGGTCTGGTGCTCGCCGCCGGAGCGTCGTGGCTCAAGGAGGTCACCGCGGTGACCGAGGGCAGTGACGGCAGTGGCGGTGCAGCCGCCCGACGCGCGACCGCGGCCACCTCCGCCGGATTCGGCGTAGGCCCACTGGTCAGTGGACCGGTCGCGGAATGGCTGCCGGGGCCGGACACCACTCCGCTGATCATCCACCTGGTGATGATCCTGTTGCTGACCCCACTGGTCTGGGGCACCCCGGAAGCAGGACGACGGACCGCCTCACGCCTGCAGTTCCCGCCGTCGGCGCGCACGCCCCGGTTCCTGTTCACCGTGGCACTGTGGGCGCCGTGGGCGTTCGGGCTGGCGACAACGTCCTTCGCCGTACTTCCGCCACTGGTGGCCTCGGGCGTGTCCGCACCGGTGGCCTACACCGGCCTCATCGCCGGAGTCGCGATGCTGACCGGCACTTTCGTCCAACCCTGGGCCGGACGACTGCCGATGGGGGCGCGCATCACCCCACCGCTGTACGCCCTGGCAACGGCCGTGATCGGTATGGGCGCCGCGATCATCGTGGTCGCCACCCACGCGGTGTGGTTCCTGGTACCGACGGCGATGATCCTCGGTACCGCCTACGGCATCATGATGGTGTCAGGGCTGCGGGAGGTGCAGCGCATCGCCGCACCGGGGGAACTCGGATCCCTCACCGCCGTGTTCTACGCCCTGACGTACCTGGGGTTCTTCATGCCGTTCGTCATCGCGCTGGTTGCACCACTTATCGGCTACGTCACCGTGTTCATCGTCGGTGCCGCGGTCTGCGTGGTCTCCATACTGTCTGTGGCGGTCGCCTCCCGTCACAGCCAGCCGTTCTGA
- a CDS encoding acetyl-CoA carboxylase family protein gives MVSTTVLVANRGEIALRIIRTARELGLRTLAVYAQDDAAAPHVTAADDAVALDGAGPRAYLDRDAIVATGVAAGVAHGRDRVLVHPGYGFLSEDPEFARACDRAGLILVGPSAEVLDNCGDKSAARQLAESASVPVLPATSGPCSLDEVLDFAEGRDGVMIKALAGGGGRGMRELHADGGAIDPDAVAAAFSACAAEAEAGFGDGSVFAEELLLDSRHIEVQIIGGADRSGATVVRALGDRDCSVQRRHQKLLEIAPAPLLDDAVRTTVHEAAVRLGAAVDYRGAGTVEFLVAGDRVVFLEMNPRLQVEHTVTEETTGTDLVALQLLIALGTATDDLDLPDGVTATGTTVTGSPAAAVGTAIQARVNMETMSTDGSTAPSSGTLRLFSPPAGPGIRVDTFGRTGLTPSPRYDSLLAKVIAHTRTGGLDTAARKTADALAEFTVDGVATNAAFLRAVLDDDEFRAGAVPTSYLARRLPDLAETAAAYPAGTASIPDDTAVPSAAVPDLEPGEITLDAPMTGVVVQAVDEGTVVAADAEVLLLEAMKMHHGVTAGQDVTVSRILVSAGDTVTAGDPVAVLRAETSGADATAAETVDLDATRNDLSLIQDRHARILDEARPEAMAKLHRRHRRSARENIDDLVDEGSFVEYGALAVAAQSSRRSEEDLIANTPADGMVTGVATIDGRETAVLSYDYTVLAGTQGMRNHAKADRLIDVATRRGLPVVLFAEGGGGRPGDTDVVGVGLDVGTFRSLASLNGQVPLIAVVSGRCFAGNAALAGVCDTIIATPDANIGMGGPAMIEGGGLGAHRPEDIGPVDIQRRNGVIHLPADDEAHAVTLARQYLSYFGTSQTGSRTDDWEAPDPRLARHVVPEDRLRAYDMRAAIDAVADVGSVLELRPDYATGAMTALIRVEGQPYGVVANAAGSLGGAIDAAASDKFSDFLTLCESHRLPVVSFCDTPGFMVGPESEKEATVRRFGRMFVTGAKLTVPTGTVILRKAYGLGAMAMAAGSFRASQFTVAWPTGELGAMGLEGAVRLGYRRELAAVDGADRDALFTSLLDDAYAKGRAVNAAMTFELDDVIDPADTRAWIRTLVP, from the coding sequence CTGGTGAGCACCACCGTTCTCGTCGCCAACCGGGGTGAGATCGCCCTGCGCATCATCCGTACCGCCCGGGAGCTCGGGCTGCGGACCCTCGCCGTCTACGCGCAGGACGACGCTGCCGCCCCGCACGTCACCGCCGCCGATGACGCCGTCGCGCTGGACGGGGCGGGGCCGCGCGCCTATCTCGACCGCGACGCCATCGTCGCAACAGGGGTCGCAGCCGGGGTCGCGCACGGCCGCGACCGGGTGCTGGTGCATCCGGGGTACGGGTTCCTCAGCGAGGATCCGGAATTCGCCCGGGCCTGCGACCGCGCCGGACTCATTCTCGTCGGCCCCTCCGCCGAGGTCCTCGACAACTGTGGTGACAAGTCGGCTGCCCGTCAGCTCGCCGAGTCCGCGTCCGTCCCCGTCCTGCCCGCGACCAGCGGGCCGTGCAGTCTCGACGAGGTGCTCGACTTCGCCGAGGGACGCGACGGTGTCATGATCAAGGCACTCGCCGGCGGTGGCGGCCGCGGTATGCGCGAGCTCCATGCCGACGGTGGAGCCATCGACCCGGACGCTGTCGCCGCCGCGTTCTCCGCCTGTGCCGCGGAAGCCGAGGCCGGTTTCGGCGACGGGTCGGTCTTCGCCGAAGAGCTCCTGCTCGATTCCCGTCACATCGAGGTCCAGATCATCGGTGGCGCCGACCGGTCCGGCGCCACGGTCGTCCGCGCGCTCGGCGACCGGGACTGTTCGGTGCAGCGTCGCCACCAGAAACTCCTTGAGATCGCCCCCGCCCCGTTGCTGGATGATGCGGTGCGCACGACGGTGCACGAGGCAGCTGTCCGTCTCGGTGCCGCCGTGGACTACCGCGGCGCAGGGACCGTCGAGTTTCTCGTTGCCGGCGACCGCGTGGTGTTCCTGGAGATGAACCCTCGTCTGCAGGTCGAGCACACCGTCACCGAGGAAACCACCGGAACCGATCTCGTGGCGCTCCAACTCCTCATCGCCCTGGGCACCGCCACCGACGACCTCGATCTACCGGACGGTGTCACCGCCACCGGCACCACGGTGACCGGGTCCCCCGCCGCCGCCGTCGGTACTGCGATTCAGGCGCGGGTGAACATGGAGACCATGTCGACGGACGGTTCCACCGCGCCGTCCTCCGGCACTCTGCGCCTGTTCTCCCCACCCGCCGGGCCGGGCATCCGGGTCGACACCTTCGGCCGCACCGGCCTCACCCCGAGCCCCCGCTACGACTCGCTGCTGGCGAAGGTCATCGCCCACACCCGTACCGGCGGGCTGGACACCGCGGCACGCAAGACCGCCGACGCCTTGGCCGAGTTCACCGTCGACGGCGTCGCCACCAACGCAGCCTTCCTGCGCGCCGTGCTCGACGACGACGAGTTCCGTGCCGGCGCCGTCCCGACGTCCTACCTGGCCCGACGTCTCCCCGACCTGGCCGAGACCGCCGCAGCGTACCCTGCCGGTACCGCATCCATTCCGGACGACACCGCTGTCCCGTCAGCCGCGGTCCCGGACCTGGAGCCCGGCGAGATCACCCTCGACGCACCGATGACCGGTGTCGTCGTCCAGGCCGTGGACGAGGGAACCGTCGTGGCCGCCGATGCGGAGGTCCTCCTGCTCGAGGCGATGAAGATGCACCACGGTGTCACCGCGGGCCAGGACGTGACGGTCTCCCGCATCCTCGTCTCCGCCGGTGACACCGTCACGGCCGGGGACCCCGTCGCCGTCCTGCGTGCCGAGACGTCTGGTGCCGACGCCACCGCCGCCGAGACCGTCGATCTCGACGCCACCCGCAACGACCTCAGTCTGATCCAGGACCGCCACGCCCGCATCCTCGACGAGGCGCGTCCCGAGGCGATGGCGAAGCTCCACAGACGCCACCGCCGCAGTGCGCGCGAGAACATCGACGATCTCGTCGACGAGGGCAGTTTCGTCGAGTACGGTGCCCTGGCTGTGGCGGCCCAGTCCTCCCGGCGCAGCGAAGAGGACCTCATCGCCAACACCCCCGCCGACGGCATGGTCACCGGTGTCGCCACCATCGACGGCCGCGAGACGGCGGTACTCTCCTACGACTACACCGTGCTCGCCGGAACACAGGGCATGCGCAACCACGCCAAGGCCGACCGCCTCATCGATGTCGCGACCCGGCGCGGCCTGCCTGTCGTACTGTTCGCCGAGGGCGGCGGGGGGCGTCCCGGCGACACGGATGTCGTCGGAGTCGGACTCGACGTCGGCACGTTCCGCTCCCTGGCGTCCCTGAACGGGCAGGTGCCGCTGATCGCGGTCGTCTCCGGTCGGTGCTTCGCCGGCAACGCCGCCCTGGCCGGGGTGTGCGACACGATCATCGCCACTCCGGACGCGAACATCGGGATGGGTGGCCCGGCGATGATCGAGGGCGGTGGCCTCGGCGCGCATCGCCCTGAGGACATCGGCCCGGTGGACATTCAGCGGCGTAACGGTGTCATCCACCTGCCCGCCGACGACGAGGCACACGCCGTCACCCTGGCCCGGCAGTACCTCTCCTACTTCGGCACCTCGCAGACCGGCAGTCGGACGGATGACTGGGAGGCACCGGATCCGCGCCTGGCCCGGCATGTCGTCCCCGAGGACCGACTGCGTGCCTATGACATGCGCGCGGCCATCGACGCCGTCGCCGACGTGGGCTCCGTGCTCGAACTGCGCCCCGACTATGCAACTGGTGCCATGACCGCCCTGATCCGGGTCGAAGGGCAGCCGTACGGTGTCGTGGCGAATGCCGCCGGCTCCCTCGGCGGCGCGATCGACGCCGCCGCCTCCGACAAGTTCAGCGACTTCCTGACCCTCTGTGAGTCCCACCGCCTGCCCGTCGTATCATTCTGCGACACCCCCGGGTTCATGGTCGGACCGGAGTCGGAGAAGGAGGCGACCGTCCGACGCTTCGGCCGGATGTTCGTGACCGGCGCGAAGCTGACCGTGCCGACCGGGACGGTCATCCTGCGCAAGGCCTACGGACTGGGTGCCATGGCCATGGCCGCCGGGTCCTTCCGTGCGTCGCAGTTCACTGTCGCCTGGCCGACCGGTGAACTGGGTGCCATGGGGCTGGAGGGTGCCGTCCGCCTGGGCTACCGCAGAGAACTCGCCGCGGTGGACGGAGCTGACCGGGACGCGCTCTTCACCTCGCTGCTCGACGACGCCTACGCGAAGGGACGGGCCGTCAACGCGGCGATGACCTTCGAACTCGATGACGTCATCGACCCTGCGGACACGCGTGCGTGGATCAGGACCCTGGTGCCCTGA
- a CDS encoding AMP-binding protein — MTDTTATTFDAAITRVRAVQEKNWPAQVPRTVVYPAGTDGIVEYLWHWAATRPDEPAIIFYGRTVSYAEYDQLSDRVAGWLLNQGVQPGDRVGVHLPNCPQFNIAMLGIFKVGAVHVPINPLFREHELRHELNDAGVTVLLTDVKAADLVESIRPDTSLRCVATTGLSDMLTDTPPVAPPFPLTPGANTDWAEIQSAEPAPRRPSDPDALAALNYTGGTTGLPKGCEHTQGHMLYTAASGTVGTGRQVGEHPMRAIAFLPIFWIAGEDLGILLPLVNGGTSILFTRWDATAVLDAVDRHRATDLTGMVDNALELLDHPQFDRDKVSSLVNVLGISFVTKLNPEIRKRWRDAAGQTLREASYGMTETHTLDTFTLGFQDDDADLHSEPIFCGMPLPGTDILIVDEECRPVPLGETGEIILRSPSILTCYYNNPEATEKAFIDGWLRTGDIGSVDEGGTLHYRARNKEMIKTNGMSVFPAEVEAILRLHPDIDTAAVVPRSHPEKGQVAAAFVTLTEDADTEHGTAGEEALHAWAKLNMAGYKVPVVTIIDEMPMTATGKIRKGDLFETEGNHW; from the coding sequence ATGACCGACACCACCGCCACCACCTTCGACGCCGCCATCACCAGGGTCCGCGCAGTTCAGGAAAAGAACTGGCCGGCGCAGGTCCCCCGCACCGTGGTCTACCCCGCCGGGACCGACGGCATCGTCGAGTACCTGTGGCACTGGGCCGCCACCCGCCCCGACGAACCCGCGATCATCTTCTACGGCAGGACGGTCAGCTACGCGGAGTACGACCAGCTCAGCGACCGTGTCGCCGGCTGGCTGCTGAACCAGGGCGTCCAACCCGGTGACCGGGTCGGTGTGCACCTGCCGAACTGCCCCCAGTTCAATATCGCGATGCTCGGCATCTTCAAGGTCGGTGCCGTGCACGTGCCGATCAACCCACTGTTCCGCGAGCACGAACTCCGCCACGAACTCAACGACGCCGGAGTGACCGTCCTGCTCACGGACGTCAAGGCGGCGGATCTCGTCGAAAGCATCCGGCCAGACACCAGTCTCCGGTGTGTGGCAACCACCGGACTCAGCGACATGCTGACCGACACGCCTCCTGTCGCCCCGCCCTTCCCGCTCACCCCCGGAGCCAACACGGACTGGGCCGAGATCCAGTCTGCCGAGCCCGCCCCGCGCCGTCCGAGCGACCCGGACGCACTCGCCGCACTCAACTACACCGGCGGCACCACCGGCCTGCCCAAGGGGTGCGAACACACCCAGGGTCACATGCTCTACACCGCGGCATCGGGAACCGTCGGCACGGGACGCCAGGTCGGCGAGCACCCGATGCGCGCCATCGCCTTCCTCCCGATTTTCTGGATCGCCGGCGAAGATCTCGGCATCCTGCTCCCCCTGGTCAACGGTGGTACGTCGATCCTGTTCACCCGCTGGGACGCCACGGCGGTGCTGGATGCGGTGGACCGGCACCGGGCGACGGACCTGACCGGCATGGTCGACAATGCCCTGGAACTGCTCGATCACCCGCAGTTCGACCGGGACAAGGTCAGCAGCCTGGTCAACGTGCTCGGCATTTCGTTCGTCACCAAGCTCAACCCGGAGATCCGGAAGCGGTGGAGGGACGCCGCCGGCCAGACCTTGCGCGAGGCGTCCTACGGCATGACGGAGACCCACACCCTGGACACCTTCACCCTCGGCTTCCAGGACGATGACGCCGACCTGCACAGCGAACCGATCTTCTGCGGCATGCCCCTCCCCGGCACCGACATCCTTATCGTCGACGAGGAGTGCCGCCCCGTCCCGCTCGGGGAGACCGGCGAGATCATCCTGCGCAGCCCGTCCATCCTGACCTGCTACTACAACAATCCGGAGGCCACGGAGAAGGCCTTCATCGACGGGTGGTTGCGCACCGGCGACATCGGCAGCGTCGACGAGGGCGGCACACTGCACTACCGTGCCCGCAACAAGGAGATGATCAAGACCAACGGCATGTCGGTGTTCCCCGCCGAGGTCGAGGCGATTCTTCGGCTGCACCCCGACATCGACACCGCCGCCGTGGTCCCCCGCTCCCATCCGGAGAAGGGACAGGTCGCAGCTGCGTTCGTCACGCTCACGGAGGACGCGGACACCGAGCACGGCACCGCCGGCGAGGAGGCCCTGCACGCCTGGGCGAAGCTGAACATGGCCGGGTACAAGGTCCCGGTGGTGACGATCATCGACGAGATGCCGATGACGGCCACCGGAAAGATCCGCAAGGGCGACCTGTTCGAGACCGAGGGGAACCACTGGTGA
- a CDS encoding TetR/AcrR family transcriptional regulator, translating into MDTPQAKEWSVRTEKSRQDSATRKALLDAARAVVSDCGYTRMTVNDITTAAGVSRATFYVYFSSKKDVFSVLAHEVRDRFLAAQDLSDLDGDDDAGIALATIGAYLDAYTDNLAFLTVLEHQALADPDMRALYVETQNRSLRRTARYIERLVAVGRADPAAPPDAIARAAGGMVAAYADVVITDPGQRERVVADVTAMYLRLLGIPHHHTEELPQ; encoded by the coding sequence ATGGACACACCGCAGGCCAAGGAATGGTCGGTCCGCACCGAAAAGAGCCGGCAGGACAGCGCCACCCGGAAAGCGCTGCTCGATGCCGCCCGGGCCGTCGTCTCGGACTGCGGTTACACGCGCATGACCGTCAACGACATCACCACCGCAGCCGGGGTCAGCCGCGCCACCTTCTACGTCTACTTCTCCTCGAAGAAAGACGTCTTCTCTGTGCTCGCCCACGAGGTCCGCGACCGTTTTCTCGCTGCCCAGGACCTCAGCGACCTCGACGGCGACGACGACGCGGGCATCGCCCTGGCAACCATCGGGGCCTACCTCGACGCCTACACCGACAACCTGGCGTTCCTCACCGTCCTGGAACACCAGGCACTCGCCGACCCCGACATGAGGGCGCTGTACGTCGAGACGCAGAACAGGTCACTACGCCGCACCGCCCGCTACATCGAGCGGCTCGTGGCCGTCGGTCGCGCCGACCCGGCCGCTCCTCCCGACGCCATCGCCCGGGCGGCAGGCGGCATGGTGGCGGCCTACGCCGACGTCGTCATCACTGACCCGGGTCAACGCGAGCGGGTCGTCGCCGACGTGACAGCAATGTACCTCCGCCTGCTGGGCATCCCACACCACCACACCGAGGAGCTCCCCCAATGA